A single region of the Ancylobacter novellus DSM 506 genome encodes:
- a CDS encoding TniQ family protein, producing the protein MTQLPIQMTVALANDETPASLCSRNALLVGRTARDFCRDAGFTFQNVVDGTPSALEALADRCRANVDLLAATAAVKVAERRYMIGEQILVRESLSRKTLRVCPRCLSQDIESGRGPERTRPYGRLLWQIEPIRTCREHGIALVAVSNDDHPHRVHDFAMLVQSSLSDIHRLASEAPRRRWSPLEDHLAGRLKNPGYGEALWLSTLPFYAAAKACEILGAVAAAVSASSRTPSPMRIGMRPGRSGMTSLQRERQASGAC; encoded by the coding sequence ATGACCCAGCTTCCCATCCAGATGACCGTCGCGCTGGCTAACGACGAGACGCCCGCGAGCCTCTGCTCGCGCAACGCTCTGCTCGTCGGCCGCACCGCCCGCGACTTCTGCCGGGACGCTGGGTTCACGTTCCAGAATGTCGTCGACGGCACTCCGTCCGCACTCGAGGCCTTGGCCGACCGTTGCCGGGCGAACGTCGATCTCCTGGCAGCGACCGCGGCGGTAAAAGTCGCCGAGCGCCGCTACATGATCGGTGAGCAGATCCTGGTGCGGGAAAGCCTGAGCCGCAAGACGCTGCGGGTCTGCCCGCGCTGCCTTTCGCAGGATATCGAGTCCGGCCGGGGACCGGAGCGAACCCGCCCCTACGGTCGCCTGCTCTGGCAGATCGAGCCGATCCGTACTTGCCGCGAGCACGGTATCGCACTGGTTGCAGTCTCGAACGACGACCATCCTCATCGCGTCCACGACTTCGCCATGCTGGTTCAGTCGAGTCTGTCGGATATCCATCGTCTGGCCAGCGAAGCGCCGCGGCGACGTTGGTCTCCCTTGGAGGATCATCTTGCTGGGCGCCTCAAGAACCCGGGATATGGTGAAGCGCTCTGGCTGAGCACCCTGCCCTTTTATGCCGCCGCGAAGGCGTGCGAGATCCTCGGCGCCGTCGCCGCCGCGGTATCAGCTTCGTCGCGGACGCCCTCTCCGATGCGGATTGGCATGAGGCCGGGGCGGTCGGGTATGACATCGCTGCAGCGGGAGAGGCAGGCATCCGGAGCTTGCTGA
- a CDS encoding ATP-binding protein: MDTTVPDLVTHEDAIARMRRLQSERRARGGDVMASVLSAYFGTSSDRLLEAELDNLVDAFLLSEDAGNSDAARRVGRLREGRALTIVGESGTGKSRTLDRHFLKREEFAGYGAPNSDCMLISVTAPSPCTLRLLGMSVLAALGYETTRELKENVVWDLVHHQLELRGVRFLHIDELQHVLQSRNQLEIAKVQDTLKGLMQHRQWPVWLILSGLPAVATMLSGDEQIWRRTRHVTFEDLTLERDVSLVRRLVAFYGAEKASLSIGSLADDEFVARLLHAAMYRLGVVIELVQDAIRHAVLLGSSALEVEHFAAAFAARTGCVPDRNIFTASTLDWHLIDPREGLQRKDPADSTVKDKKKKPRAPRDTRNK; encoded by the coding sequence ATGGACACGACTGTTCCTGATCTCGTCACCCACGAGGATGCCATTGCCCGCATGCGTCGTCTTCAGTCGGAGCGGCGCGCCCGCGGCGGCGACGTCATGGCGAGTGTCCTCTCCGCTTATTTCGGGACGTCGAGCGACCGGCTGCTCGAGGCAGAGCTCGACAATCTCGTCGACGCCTTCCTTCTTTCCGAGGACGCCGGCAACAGCGATGCTGCCCGTCGCGTCGGGCGGCTCCGGGAAGGCCGGGCGCTTACGATTGTCGGGGAATCCGGCACCGGAAAGTCGAGAACGTTGGACCGTCACTTCCTCAAGCGTGAGGAGTTCGCGGGATATGGCGCCCCGAACAGCGACTGCATGCTGATCTCGGTTACGGCCCCCTCGCCCTGCACGCTCCGTCTCCTGGGCATGAGCGTGCTGGCGGCACTCGGCTATGAAACGACCCGGGAGCTGAAGGAGAATGTGGTCTGGGACCTCGTCCATCATCAGCTCGAGCTTCGGGGCGTTCGCTTCCTGCACATCGACGAACTTCAGCATGTTCTCCAATCCCGGAACCAGCTCGAAATTGCGAAGGTGCAGGACACCCTCAAGGGGTTGATGCAGCATCGGCAGTGGCCTGTCTGGCTGATCCTGTCGGGTCTTCCTGCCGTTGCGACCATGCTTTCCGGTGACGAACAGATCTGGCGCCGCACCCGTCACGTGACTTTCGAAGATCTCACCCTCGAGCGGGATGTGTCGCTGGTACGCCGCCTCGTCGCGTTCTACGGCGCCGAGAAGGCAAGTCTCTCGATCGGGTCATTGGCCGATGACGAATTCGTCGCGCGTCTGCTCCACGCTGCCATGTATCGGTTGGGCGTCGTTATCGAGCTTGTGCAGGATGCGATCCGGCATGCTGTGCTGCTCGGCTCGAGCGCACTTGAGGTCGAGCATTTCGCGGCCGCCTTCGCCGCACGCACCGGCTGCGTTCCCGATCGCAACATTTTCACCGCGTCCACCCTGGACTGGCACCTGATCGATCCCCGCGAGGGCCTTCAGCGCAAGGATCCGGCCGACAGCACGGTGAAGGACAAAAAGAAGAAGCCCCGGGCTCCGCGCGATACGAGGAACAAATGA
- a CDS encoding Mu transposase C-terminal domain-containing protein → MTNAIQTIHVEPAAYPTPRWRLEAHDKVTVDREIDYVPVSDDESGHVLRRVDNPNLCERFSHDEFETLRREGRVSISRGFYLATKAKLQSPGDVSRITDLSNDQQIKVLWQKSICDGFLRMESEGAANRSDSSMAMAIANIMAKLLATQFANGRCGSADVAVKRPPSPRTLRRWLRRYEACGYNAMALVDAYHRCGDRHTTRLGADEKALMQEFAEKYASSRRPTKASLLRDLHGEIEKRNADRKKGGQRRLVKPSRKAFEHVIDALDPFHVEAGRTSPEAARKKFYIVRGGLDVIRPFERLEFDESKIPLQAILMDAGLWAQLSPEERAEIGRARYWLSVAVDAATRCCVAALLVEKLSASTAVATLEMAVNDKSAYAAAAGCSTPWDMCGTLETAAQDSGSQFLSHEYWAANTDLGSEVIFPPAGMPQMRARNERFFRSMNKGLFSRIDGQTFENVVIKGDYDSEARAVLDVAEIGRMIVRWIVDVYHNTPHAGLGGETPRNAWLRLSKTYRVMPPPDVDVSRHIFGVTIERKIGNEGVRVLGLRYQSLELQRLRRDARLKPVLVRINPADLGYVSVRTNEGWLTVPCQRPGFDGVSVTRWLEAERSLRRTNANMAKLSEPIVFQALQDIQEMSDAATKRAGIASPLLASADIDAFERSHFHSFEFARGPEGGPVVLDEHTLGDKVTDTADVHAFEEIGGSATGAPANDVGDDDFFVED, encoded by the coding sequence ATGACGAATGCCATCCAGACTATCCATGTCGAGCCTGCCGCCTACCCGACTCCGCGCTGGAGGCTCGAAGCCCACGACAAGGTCACCGTGGACCGGGAGATCGACTATGTGCCGGTCTCGGATGATGAATCCGGCCACGTACTGCGTCGCGTCGACAATCCCAATCTCTGTGAGCGCTTCAGCCACGACGAGTTCGAGACCCTGCGGCGCGAGGGGCGCGTCAGCATCAGCCGGGGCTTCTATCTGGCGACGAAGGCGAAGCTGCAGTCGCCCGGGGACGTTTCCCGGATCACTGACCTGAGCAATGACCAGCAGATCAAGGTCCTCTGGCAGAAGTCGATCTGCGACGGTTTCCTGCGTATGGAATCCGAGGGCGCCGCAAATCGTTCCGACAGCTCCATGGCAATGGCAATCGCCAACATCATGGCCAAGCTCCTCGCCACTCAGTTCGCTAACGGACGCTGCGGCAGTGCGGACGTCGCGGTAAAGCGTCCTCCGAGCCCGAGGACGCTGCGCAGGTGGCTCCGCCGTTATGAGGCGTGCGGCTACAACGCAATGGCCCTCGTCGACGCGTACCACCGCTGCGGTGACCGCCACACCACGCGCCTCGGCGCCGATGAGAAGGCGTTGATGCAGGAATTCGCCGAGAAGTATGCGAGCAGTCGCAGGCCCACCAAGGCAAGCCTGCTCAGGGATCTGCACGGCGAAATCGAAAAGCGTAATGCAGACCGGAAGAAGGGTGGTCAGCGCCGTCTCGTTAAGCCGAGCCGCAAGGCCTTCGAGCACGTCATCGACGCCCTCGACCCGTTCCATGTCGAAGCGGGTCGGACCTCGCCTGAAGCCGCTCGCAAGAAGTTCTACATCGTCCGCGGTGGGTTGGATGTCATCCGGCCCTTCGAGCGCCTCGAGTTCGATGAGAGCAAGATCCCGCTCCAGGCGATCCTGATGGATGCGGGCCTCTGGGCCCAGCTGTCGCCGGAAGAACGGGCTGAGATCGGACGGGCCCGCTACTGGCTCTCCGTCGCGGTCGACGCCGCCACTCGTTGTTGCGTTGCGGCCCTTCTCGTTGAGAAGCTGTCGGCCTCGACGGCCGTCGCCACGCTCGAAATGGCGGTGAATGACAAGTCGGCTTACGCCGCCGCGGCCGGATGCTCCACGCCCTGGGACATGTGCGGAACGCTCGAAACGGCGGCGCAGGACTCCGGCTCCCAGTTCCTTAGCCACGAGTACTGGGCGGCGAATACGGACCTCGGCTCGGAGGTGATCTTCCCGCCCGCGGGCATGCCGCAGATGCGGGCCCGGAACGAACGGTTCTTCCGCTCGATGAACAAGGGCCTGTTCTCGCGGATCGACGGACAGACGTTCGAGAATGTGGTGATCAAGGGCGACTATGATTCTGAGGCACGCGCCGTTCTCGATGTCGCGGAGATCGGCCGGATGATCGTCCGCTGGATCGTCGACGTGTACCATAATACGCCGCATGCTGGCCTTGGAGGGGAGACGCCTCGCAATGCCTGGCTGCGTCTGTCCAAGACGTATCGCGTGATGCCGCCGCCGGACGTCGACGTGAGCCGTCACATTTTCGGCGTCACCATCGAGCGGAAGATCGGGAACGAGGGCGTCCGCGTTCTCGGCCTGCGCTATCAGAGTCTCGAACTTCAGCGCCTGCGTAGGGACGCCCGGCTGAAGCCCGTTCTCGTCCGCATCAATCCCGCCGATCTGGGCTACGTTTCGGTCCGCACGAACGAAGGTTGGCTGACGGTCCCCTGCCAGCGCCCCGGCTTCGACGGCGTCTCCGTGACGCGCTGGCTCGAAGCGGAGCGCAGCTTGCGTCGCACGAACGCGAACATGGCCAAGCTGTCCGAACCGATCGTCTTCCAGGCGCTGCAGGACATCCAGGAGATGTCCGATGCTGCAACGAAGCGGGCGGGCATCGCGTCTCCGCTCCTGGCGTCGGCCGACATCGACGCTTTCGAGCGCAGCCACTTCCACAGTTTCGAGTTCGCGCGCGGTCCCGAAGGCGGCCCTGTCGTTCTCGACGAGCACACGCTGGGTGACAAGGTCACCGACACGGCGGATGTGCACGCCTTCGAGGAAATCGGAGGAAGCGCGACGGGTGCCCCGGCGAACGACGTCGGTGATGACGATTTCTTCGTGGAGGACTGA
- a CDS encoding helix-turn-helix domain-containing protein, with translation MVVRAGALIESDDDPMRRAISTKTPHSKGDPHSSPLEHQSGQKRRWHYTSAIKIFHLNNASPLPLTSASFMPLRPGMPIPGFLCQAARTLLNVSQAWLWHQAAVSKKTINDFENGFLEPSDEIIGRIRRALEAGGAQFVFGEDVLGVVVYRSNEEESLSSRSAKRRTR, from the coding sequence TTGGTAGTTCGCGCCGGTGCTTTGATTGAAAGCGACGACGATCCGATGAGGCGAGCGATTTCGACTAAAACACCCCACTCGAAAGGTGATCCTCACTCGAGCCCGTTGGAACATCAGTCCGGGCAGAAGCGACGCTGGCATTATACCAGTGCTATAAAAATATTTCACCTGAATAATGCCTCTCCGCTTCCATTGACCTCGGCAAGCTTCATGCCTCTGCGGCCGGGAATGCCAATTCCGGGGTTTCTTTGCCAGGCCGCGCGGACCCTCCTCAACGTTTCCCAGGCGTGGCTCTGGCATCAGGCTGCCGTGTCGAAGAAGACGATCAATGATTTCGAAAACGGCTTTCTCGAGCCAAGCGATGAGATAATCGGCCGTATTCGGCGTGCACTCGAAGCCGGGGGCGCACAGTTCGTGTTCGGAGAAGACGTCCTCGGAGTCGTCGTATATCGTTCGAACGAGGAAGAGAGCCTCAGTTCGCGATCGGCCAAGCGGCGGACCAGGTGA
- a CDS encoding DUF6634 family protein, with protein MPSLAERVASATADLRRLAKGWRPSETDLIGAVGLENWMVAIDGEMPVLIGESVGHPHLGDQWITTSPVLWISEDRTIARTLSRWYRLGKSALPPPKVPLSKLYH; from the coding sequence ATGCCCAGCTTGGCTGAAAGAGTCGCTTCTGCGACCGCCGACCTGCGTCGTCTGGCGAAAGGATGGCGGCCTTCGGAGACCGATCTCATCGGCGCCGTCGGTCTGGAAAATTGGATGGTGGCGATTGACGGCGAGATGCCGGTGCTGATCGGGGAGTCGGTGGGCCATCCGCATCTGGGCGATCAGTGGATCACGACCAGTCCTGTTCTGTGGATCAGCGAGGACCGGACGATCGCGCGCACTCTCAGTCGCTGGTATCGCCTCGGCAAGTCCGCACTGCCACCGCCCAAGGTGCCCCTTTCCAAGCTCTACCACTGA
- a CDS encoding UbiD family decarboxylase: MPYKDLRAFLSTLRQAGELVDITRPIALQYDVAKALAKTSALDGPALMFKENGTQFPLVGGLYGNRRRALIAFEATDETIHERVTKAIDNPIGPVDFDGPAPCQEVVLTGEDIDLSKLPVPTYSPKDGGPYITAGIVVSEDPDTGVPDIGNYRFQLHDSKVLGVWAAPSHRFGKNMAKAIARKVPLHGAIVIGVDPMTAFSCQVQSGDTTNDWFVAGGLRGAPVELAKAVTSDLKVPAHAEFIIEFVVDSDDQRDEGPLGEYTGYYTPVSPKPTAKVTAITHRRDAIFQGLLTGKPITENHVLKQIPFEASVLRQLKAQFPTIADVSITSSGGVQVYFVIAMTPRYEGEARQAILAAMALNIHPKWVVVVDPDIDIRRSSEVEWAMSFRVKPREDVFVVDRTAAAPLDPSTDGGYSSTVGIDATRPFGVEFPEVSEVPDWKIFDLPEITPQ, encoded by the coding sequence ATGCCTTACAAGGACCTGCGAGCTTTCCTCTCGACGTTACGGCAGGCCGGCGAACTCGTCGACATTACCCGGCCCATCGCCCTGCAGTATGACGTCGCCAAGGCCCTCGCCAAGACCAGCGCGCTCGACGGTCCGGCGCTGATGTTCAAGGAAAATGGCACCCAATTCCCATTGGTGGGCGGTCTATACGGCAATCGGCGGCGCGCCCTCATCGCGTTCGAGGCGACGGACGAGACCATTCACGAACGCGTGACCAAAGCTATCGACAATCCCATTGGCCCGGTCGACTTCGACGGGCCCGCGCCGTGCCAGGAGGTCGTCCTGACTGGCGAGGACATCGACCTCAGCAAACTTCCTGTGCCGACTTACAGTCCGAAGGATGGCGGCCCGTACATCACCGCCGGCATTGTCGTTTCCGAGGACCCGGACACCGGCGTGCCTGACATCGGCAATTACCGGTTCCAGCTGCACGATTCGAAGGTGCTCGGCGTGTGGGCCGCGCCGAGCCACCGATTCGGCAAGAATATGGCGAAGGCTATCGCGCGCAAGGTTCCTCTGCACGGCGCCATCGTCATCGGCGTCGACCCGATGACCGCCTTCTCCTGCCAGGTGCAATCAGGCGACACCACCAATGACTGGTTCGTCGCCGGCGGATTGCGCGGCGCGCCGGTCGAACTGGCCAAGGCAGTGACCAGCGACCTGAAAGTACCCGCCCATGCGGAGTTCATCATCGAGTTCGTGGTCGATTCTGACGACCAGCGCGACGAGGGCCCGCTCGGCGAATATACCGGCTATTACACGCCGGTCTCGCCGAAGCCGACGGCGAAGGTCACGGCGATCACCCATCGCAGGGACGCCATCTTCCAGGGCCTGCTCACCGGCAAGCCGATTACCGAGAACCATGTCCTCAAGCAGATTCCGTTCGAGGCGTCCGTGCTGCGCCAGTTGAAGGCGCAATTTCCCACCATTGCCGATGTTTCGATCACCAGCTCGGGCGGTGTTCAGGTCTATTTCGTCATCGCCATGACGCCGCGCTACGAGGGCGAGGCGCGGCAGGCGATCCTGGCGGCCATGGCCCTGAACATTCATCCGAAGTGGGTGGTGGTGGTCGATCCCGACATCGACATCCGTAGATCGTCCGAAGTCGAGTGGGCGATGTCGTTTCGGGTGAAGCCGCGCGAGGACGTGTTCGTGGTCGACCGCACGGCGGCAGCACCGCTCGATCCCTCCACCGATGGCGGCTATTCTTCCACGGTTGGCATCGACGCGACGCGCCCCTTCGGGGTCGAGTTTCCCGAGGTCTCGGAAGTGCCGGACTGGAAGATCTTCGACCTGCCGGAAATCACTCCGCAGTGA
- a CDS encoding FUSC family protein produces the protein MRSFPFEVKTQDLRAALRVGVSVGLPIWAIYASGHIHFAVYAAFGALTSLYGHSEIVERRVETQVVAGAALVATLASGALYSVTQGPQWLLPVMLAAVVVGAGTLGTIMRWVPRGEIFFILVFLVVAGIPLTPEEILPVIAVGAGGAAFSILLTLLERGGRADAEPFARGVRLRMQAGLATLDRTRHAITITIAAMAATGAWLLALALDIGHPFWAPIAVAALMPALTPADAMRRAIYLLLGTLGGVCIGAVLFAQEPGPLALIISIALCQAVAELFMARNYALALVFITPLAIGMSNLGRNLPWSPLLVERLAEAGLGAAVAVVAILVGSRLLALLAAPRIESEA, from the coding sequence ATGCGCAGCTTTCCTTTCGAGGTAAAGACGCAGGACCTAAGGGCCGCGCTGCGTGTCGGCGTCTCGGTGGGACTGCCCATATGGGCGATCTATGCATCGGGACATATCCATTTTGCCGTCTATGCGGCCTTTGGAGCGCTGACCTCGCTCTATGGCCATAGCGAAATCGTCGAACGGCGTGTCGAGACGCAGGTCGTGGCCGGCGCCGCTCTGGTCGCCACCCTTGCTTCGGGGGCGCTCTATTCGGTCACGCAGGGGCCGCAATGGCTGCTGCCGGTCATGCTCGCCGCGGTGGTCGTCGGGGCGGGAACGCTCGGCACCATCATGCGCTGGGTGCCGCGCGGCGAGATCTTCTTCATTCTGGTTTTCCTGGTCGTCGCCGGCATCCCGCTGACGCCTGAGGAGATACTGCCGGTCATCGCCGTCGGCGCCGGTGGGGCCGCGTTCTCGATTCTGCTCACACTGCTGGAGCGGGGCGGCAGGGCTGACGCAGAGCCCTTTGCGCGTGGCGTTCGCCTGAGGATGCAGGCCGGCTTGGCCACCCTCGACCGGACCCGCCACGCCATCACGATCACGATCGCGGCAATGGCAGCAACCGGCGCATGGTTGCTCGCTCTCGCCCTCGACATCGGCCATCCCTTCTGGGCTCCCATCGCGGTGGCGGCGCTGATGCCGGCTCTCACTCCCGCCGACGCTATGCGCCGGGCGATCTACCTGTTGCTGGGCACGCTGGGGGGCGTCTGTATCGGCGCCGTCCTGTTCGCACAGGAGCCCGGACCGCTGGCGCTGATCATCAGCATCGCGCTCTGCCAGGCGGTGGCGGAACTGTTCATGGCTCGTAACTACGCATTGGCGCTCGTCTTCATCACGCCGCTGGCGATCGGCATGAGCAATCTCGGCCGAAATCTCCCATGGTCTCCCTTGCTGGTCGAGCGGCTGGCCGAGGCCGGGCTCGGGGCTGCCGTGGCCGTCGTGGCGATCCTTGTCGGCAGCAGGCTTCTCGCGCTGCTCGCCGCACCGCGCATCGAGAGCGAGGCTTGA
- a CDS encoding SRPBCC family protein, protein MAGAHSLKHEIFISADIEKVRRALSTAEGLRGWNTPHVEGSGDLGTLWNLKYSGRPEFSWRIDQDNPEDILWTCTKGPGDSVGTTATFTFASAPDGRTRVRVTHGGWPHDEANFIKCNTIWGALMHHLREYVESGVSNPAFA, encoded by the coding sequence ATGGCCGGTGCACATTCGCTGAAGCATGAAATCTTCATTTCGGCCGATATAGAAAAGGTCAGAAGAGCGCTGAGCACCGCCGAAGGCCTCCGGGGATGGAATACTCCACATGTCGAGGGAAGCGGCGACCTCGGAACGCTTTGGAATTTGAAATATTCGGGACGCCCTGAATTCTCTTGGAGGATCGACCAGGATAACCCGGAAGACATCCTGTGGACCTGCACCAAGGGTCCCGGCGACTCCGTCGGCACCACAGCGACTTTCACCTTCGCGTCGGCGCCTGACGGACGGACGCGGGTGCGCGTCACCCATGGCGGCTGGCCCCACGACGAAGCCAATTTCATCAAATGCAATACGATCTGGGGCGCGCTGATGCATCACCTGCGCGAATACGTGGAATCCGGCGTCTCCAACCCGGCGTTTGCCTAA
- a CDS encoding UbiD family decarboxylase: MPSQQSLPEFVRAMDDAGFLVRITDEIRVDQIPVTLEANPTKAVLIEKIKDCEFSVLANAYSNQDMYAWAMECDKTQTGRKMVETAKSRVKWEVVDTAPCKEVILKGDEVDLTRLPLFLHHDRDGHAYTNDNLLISKHPDTGVYDWGIYRSMFRSKNEKSVDMTCTSHRQRIHAMAAAAKGQNLEVAMVIGGPTLDKISALVGVPGDTDDFEVLGGFYGAPAKMVKCETIDVMVPANAELVLECELMATEGLNFDEGPYGEFTGMYGGGMKHNYRLKVKAMTYRKNPIYQHCTIGGMHPWYTDNMLQLPAIEADLYGALRLAGIDVVEVRSPAGGLSNIAYAKIRPLGAGDAKQALGLMLTCSKQGLPKVAMVFNDDVDIWDDQAVLAAMAFRYMPDRDTVIIKDCNTMTVDPKCAEPGVASKIGMDCTKPMGAGWNPDEFIKSAVTDLGDPPADLVPMSEDQIAREMEAFIGAEPRAWLDILKHFHGQPYKLIYGAFGGLRHKLGRMNDAPWYRYTLSDRPFAFEAKPAAVSNFDPRHVGSTSA; encoded by the coding sequence ATGCCGTCGCAGCAGTCGCTTCCTGAATTCGTCCGGGCCATGGACGATGCCGGGTTCCTCGTCCGCATCACCGACGAGATCCGCGTCGACCAGATCCCTGTCACGCTCGAGGCCAATCCGACCAAGGCGGTGCTGATCGAGAAGATCAAGGATTGCGAGTTCTCGGTCCTCGCAAATGCCTACTCCAACCAGGACATGTATGCCTGGGCCATGGAGTGCGACAAGACGCAGACTGGCCGCAAGATGGTCGAGACGGCGAAGTCGCGCGTGAAATGGGAGGTCGTCGACACGGCGCCCTGCAAGGAGGTCATTCTGAAGGGCGACGAGGTCGACCTGACGCGGCTTCCCCTGTTCCTGCATCACGACCGCGACGGCCACGCCTATACCAACGACAACCTGCTCATCAGCAAGCATCCCGACACCGGCGTCTATGACTGGGGCATCTACCGCTCCATGTTCCGCTCGAAGAACGAGAAGTCGGTGGACATGACCTGCACCTCGCACCGCCAGCGCATCCACGCAATGGCCGCGGCGGCGAAGGGGCAGAACCTCGAGGTCGCCATGGTCATCGGCGGGCCGACCCTCGACAAGATCTCGGCCCTGGTCGGCGTGCCTGGCGACACCGACGATTTCGAGGTGCTCGGCGGCTTCTACGGCGCGCCGGCCAAGATGGTGAAATGCGAGACCATCGACGTGATGGTGCCGGCCAATGCCGAGTTGGTGCTCGAATGCGAGCTGATGGCGACCGAGGGGCTGAACTTCGACGAGGGCCCCTATGGCGAGTTCACCGGCATGTATGGCGGCGGGATGAAGCACAATTATCGCCTCAAGGTGAAGGCGATGACCTACCGAAAGAACCCGATCTACCAGCATTGCACCATCGGCGGCATGCATCCCTGGTACACCGACAACATGTTGCAGCTGCCCGCCATCGAGGCCGACCTCTACGGCGCGCTGCGCCTTGCCGGCATCGACGTGGTCGAGGTGCGCAGCCCCGCCGGCGGCCTGTCCAACATCGCCTATGCCAAGATCCGCCCGCTCGGCGCGGGCGATGCCAAGCAGGCGCTCGGCCTGATGCTCACCTGCTCCAAGCAGGGCCTGCCGAAGGTGGCGATGGTGTTCAATGACGACGTCGACATCTGGGACGACCAGGCGGTGCTCGCCGCCATGGCGTTCCGCTACATGCCCGACCGCGACACCGTCATCATCAAGGACTGCAACACCATGACGGTGGACCCGAAATGCGCCGAGCCCGGCGTCGCCTCGAAGATCGGCATGGACTGCACCAAGCCCATGGGGGCCGGTTGGAACCCGGACGAGTTCATCAAGAGCGCGGTGACCGATCTCGGCGACCCGCCGGCGGACCTCGTGCCGATGAGCGAGGACCAGATCGCGCGGGAGATGGAGGCCTTCATCGGCGCGGAACCCCGCGCCTGGCTCGACATCCTTAAGCATTTCCACGGCCAGCCCTACAAGCTCATCTATGGCGCCTTCGGCGGCCTGCGCCACAAGCTCGGCCGCATGAACGACGCGCCGTGGTATCGCTACACGCTGTCCGACCGGCCGTTCGCCTTCGAGGCCAAGCCGGCGGCCGTGTCCAATTTCGATCCGCGGCATGTAGGCTCGACGTCGGCATGA
- a CDS encoding UbiX family flavin prenyltransferase, which yields MGSVPRRMVVGITGATGIVYGVRLLRALRQLEIESHLVVSKAGEMTRAYETEMSSEELRSLADVVYSPSDIAAPISSGSFRTMGMIVAPCSVRSMSDIAHGVTSGLISRAADVCLKERRRLVLMLRETPLHAGHLKSMLAITEMGGVIAPPVPAFYARPQSLDDMVTHTIGRVLDLFDLDLKAFPRWGEEDGVPAQEAAPATPGQ from the coding sequence ATGGGGAGCGTACCCAGGCGCATGGTGGTGGGCATCACCGGCGCTACCGGCATCGTCTACGGCGTACGGCTGCTGAGGGCGCTGCGACAGCTCGAGATCGAGAGCCATCTCGTCGTTTCGAAGGCGGGCGAGATGACGCGCGCCTATGAGACCGAGATGTCGTCCGAGGAGCTGCGCAGCCTCGCCGATGTGGTCTATTCGCCGAGCGACATCGCCGCGCCGATCTCCAGCGGCTCGTTCCGCACCATGGGGATGATCGTGGCGCCCTGCTCGGTGCGCAGCATGAGCGACATCGCCCATGGCGTGACCTCCGGCCTCATCAGCCGCGCGGCCGACGTCTGCCTGAAGGAGCGCCGCCGGCTCGTGCTGATGCTGCGCGAGACGCCGCTTCATGCCGGGCATCTGAAGAGCATGCTGGCGATCACCGAGATGGGCGGCGTCATCGCGCCGCCGGTCCCGGCCTTCTATGCGCGCCCGCAGTCGCTGGACGACATGGTGACCCACACGATCGGCCGGGTGCTCGATCTGTTCGATCTCGACCTCAAGGCATTTCCCCGCTGGGGCGAGGAGGACGGCGTACCGGCGCAAGAAGCGGCCCCGGCGACGCCCGGCCAATAG